The Candidatus Binatus sp. genome has a window encoding:
- a CDS encoding thiamine pyrophosphate-dependent dehydrogenase E1 component subunit alpha — protein sequence MMDKKLKLDIYKKIILSRRLEERIAELIKAGQVGGFMHPGVGQEALQVAAIATLRPDDYMMYAHRGVAYWVARGIPIERVLCDLSGREGGTNRGKGGVMHVVFPELGVLGESGTLGGCFPIAAGAGMSIKVKHEDKVVLCFFGDGTSNRGTFHESLNFCAVRKLPVIFLCENNGWAVSVPTEQSTSVKDIADRRHGYGVPGKTIDGNDVEQVYDAVSEAVAYARAGKGPSLIEGKTYRLWGHWIGDPDTYRSREEVEKHWRRDPLPIYENKLIEEKLLSEAAKAEIDKDARAQIDRAIAFMEKQPFMKPETALEDLYA from the coding sequence ATGATGGACAAAAAACTGAAGCTCGACATCTATAAAAAGATCATTCTCAGCCGGCGGCTCGAGGAACGAATCGCGGAGTTGATCAAGGCGGGCCAGGTCGGCGGATTTATGCATCCGGGGGTCGGGCAGGAAGCGCTGCAAGTGGCGGCGATCGCGACGCTGAGACCCGACGACTACATGATGTATGCGCATCGCGGGGTCGCGTATTGGGTCGCGCGCGGAATCCCGATCGAGCGGGTCTTGTGCGATTTGTCGGGGCGCGAGGGCGGCACCAATCGCGGCAAGGGCGGCGTGATGCACGTAGTATTTCCCGAGCTTGGAGTGCTCGGCGAGAGCGGCACGCTCGGCGGATGCTTCCCGATCGCGGCGGGCGCGGGGATGTCGATCAAGGTGAAGCATGAAGACAAAGTCGTGCTGTGTTTTTTCGGCGACGGGACATCGAATCGCGGCACGTTCCACGAGAGCCTGAATTTTTGCGCGGTCAGAAAACTGCCGGTGATTTTTTTGTGCGAAAACAACGGATGGGCGGTATCGGTGCCGACCGAGCAATCGACCTCGGTCAAGGATATCGCGGATCGGCGCCACGGCTACGGCGTGCCCGGCAAAACGATCGACGGCAATGACGTCGAGCAGGTGTACGACGCGGTGAGCGAGGCGGTCGCGTATGCGCGCGCGGGCAAGGGGCCGTCGCTGATCGAAGGCAAGACCTATCGCCTGTGGGGGCATTGGATTGGCGACCCGGACACGTATCGCTCGCGCGAGGAAGTCGAGAAGCATTGGCGCCGAGATCCACTGCCGATCTACGAGAACAAGCTGATCGAAGAGAAACTGCTCAGCGAGGCGGCGAAGGCGGAAATCGACAAGGACGCGCGCGCGCAGATCGATCGCGCAATCGCGTTCATGGAGAAGCAGCCGTTCATGAAACCCGAGACTGCGCTTGAAGACCTCTACGCCTGA
- a CDS encoding amidohydrolase family protein: MKKPIISADSHITEPPGTYVDRIDHKYKDSAPHMIHDDKLGDIFLVKDFPRPINIALAAAAGIDSSKLRATGGIFEELHKGGWDPNARMADQDRDGVAAEVIYPTVGMILCNHRDFDYKKACFDAYNLWIAEYCGAHPDRLIGCGQTAMRSVEEGIEDLRKIKELGLKGVMMPGNPQVEDYDSPIYAPFYEAAIDLELPLSFHILTSSTDNFQTRGPKLNSFLSIIRGCQDIIGTFVLGGVFERHPKLKVVCVEADAGWVPHYMYRMDHAYDRHRYWLPAGTLTKMPSEYFRENVYTTFQDDYVAFQVKDLCNIHRLMWANDFPHSDSTWPWSQEILAKQTLGMTEDEKNFVLHDNVAELYHLSI, translated from the coding sequence ATGAAGAAACCAATCATTTCAGCCGACTCACACATCACCGAGCCGCCGGGCACGTACGTGGATCGTATCGACCACAAGTACAAGGACTCGGCGCCGCACATGATTCACGACGACAAGCTCGGCGACATCTTCCTGGTCAAGGATTTTCCGCGTCCGATCAATATCGCGCTCGCCGCCGCGGCCGGTATCGATTCGTCCAAGCTCAGGGCGACCGGCGGCATCTTTGAAGAGCTGCACAAGGGCGGATGGGATCCCAACGCGCGCATGGCCGATCAGGATCGCGACGGCGTCGCGGCCGAAGTGATCTATCCGACCGTCGGCATGATCCTCTGCAACCATCGCGACTTCGATTACAAGAAGGCCTGCTTCGACGCCTACAATCTATGGATCGCGGAGTACTGCGGCGCGCACCCCGATCGCCTCATCGGATGCGGCCAGACCGCGATGCGCTCCGTCGAGGAAGGAATCGAAGATCTCCGCAAGATCAAGGAACTTGGATTGAAGGGCGTCATGATGCCCGGCAACCCGCAGGTCGAGGATTACGACAGCCCGATCTATGCGCCCTTCTACGAGGCCGCGATCGATCTCGAACTGCCGCTCAGCTTCCACATCCTGACCAGCAGCACCGACAACTTTCAGACTCGCGGCCCCAAGCTGAACAGCTTCCTGTCGATCATCCGCGGATGCCAGGACATCATCGGCACTTTCGTTCTGGGCGGCGTGTTCGAGCGCCATCCCAAGCTGAAGGTCGTCTGCGTCGAGGCCGACGCCGGCTGGGTTCCTCATTATATGTACCGGATGGATCACGCCTACGATCGCCATCGCTACTGGCTGCCCGCGGGCACGCTCACCAAGATGCCGAGCGAGTACTTCCGCGAGAATGTGTACACCACGTTCCAGGATGACTACGTCGCGTTCCAGGTGAAGGATCTCTGCAACATCCATCGCCTGATGTGGGCGAACGATTTCCCGCATAGCGATTCGACCTGGCCGTGGTCGCAGGAAATCCTCGCCAAGCAGACGCTCGGCATGACTGAGGACGAGAAAAATTTCGTCCTGCACGACAACGTCGCGGAGTTGTACCACCTGAGCATCTAG
- a CDS encoding questin oxidase family protein has protein sequence MNAPDYSVLDEALEMLSDCGPEFGGGLSNHGPMCAEAMCAMGRRDRVLAWTENYRKQLNPRIAEREKITNANWREALGRFKRAGDWSAFFTNELKERPWHEVVQDWVERLSPGLISAAAHGAIRTGHATRSLAIEDTAQRRRELADALGYWAAVYNTLPGEKRDRGSAMPSAAIDRVEVIPHGERGSGFASLDAALKQLDHFKPFENTLSMVDTDADPSAFVSDLTATFARVFLANAHDLLTAIAFVHAVTGPSAVRPMLPYLRADAVAPALGYAWQASVALYSTFSIAAPLKIEEPSTAISDDELIDRAIATGDEHAIKFTEVCLREDRPHRDPAYRPAALHAIRLLSNG, from the coding sequence GTGAACGCACCTGACTATTCGGTCCTCGATGAAGCGCTCGAGATGCTTTCCGACTGCGGTCCCGAGTTCGGCGGCGGCCTCTCGAATCACGGACCGATGTGCGCGGAGGCGATGTGCGCGATGGGCCGGCGCGATCGCGTGCTCGCATGGACCGAGAATTATCGCAAGCAACTGAACCCGCGCATCGCGGAACGCGAGAAAATCACGAACGCAAATTGGCGTGAAGCGCTCGGACGTTTCAAGCGCGCCGGCGACTGGTCCGCGTTCTTCACCAACGAACTAAAAGAACGGCCGTGGCATGAAGTCGTTCAGGATTGGGTCGAACGACTGTCGCCGGGATTGATCTCCGCCGCTGCGCACGGCGCGATTCGCACCGGACATGCGACCCGCTCGCTCGCAATTGAAGATACCGCGCAACGCCGCCGCGAACTAGCCGACGCGCTCGGCTACTGGGCCGCCGTTTACAACACGTTGCCCGGCGAGAAACGCGATCGCGGTTCCGCGATGCCGTCCGCCGCGATCGATCGCGTCGAAGTGATTCCGCACGGCGAGCGCGGCAGTGGCTTTGCCTCGCTCGACGCCGCGCTCAAGCAACTCGATCACTTCAAGCCGTTCGAGAACACGCTCTCGATGGTCGATACCGACGCCGACCCTTCGGCCTTCGTCTCCGATCTGACCGCCACCTTCGCGCGCGTCTTTCTCGCCAATGCGCACGACTTGCTGACCGCGATCGCATTCGTTCATGCGGTGACTGGTCCATCCGCGGTGCGCCCAATGCTTCCTTATCTGCGCGCCGACGCGGTCGCACCGGCGCTCGGATATGCATGGCAGGCGTCGGTCGCGCTCTACTCGACTTTCAGCATCGCCGCGCCACTCAAGATCGAGGAACCCTCCACTGCTATCTCCGACGACGAGCTAATCGATCGAGCGATCGCGACCGGTGACGAGCACGCGATCAAGTTTACAGAGGTGTGCCTGCGCGAAGATCGCCCGCATCGCGATCCCGCCTACCGCCCCGCCGCCCTCCACGCAATCAGATTGCTGAGCAACGGTTAG
- a CDS encoding class I SAM-dependent methyltransferase: MANSVQRAFDLAAEDYDRTRRKLVPGFDDFYRTAIDLIPFPHENEIEVLDLGAGTGMLAAFIAYSFPKARITMVDISNEMLERARERFELGGERFQFEVSDYGIAPITRKYDAVVSALSIHHLPDEQKRLLFKRIHDALNDGGVFVNAEQFRGATPELERLNHERWIARARDLGVDEQDLAAAIERMKFDRSATLDDQLEWMREAGFRSIDCAYKNLIFAVYSGRK; encoded by the coding sequence ATGGCAAATTCGGTTCAGCGCGCGTTCGATCTGGCGGCGGAGGATTACGATCGAACCCGGCGCAAGCTGGTGCCGGGCTTCGACGATTTTTATCGCACCGCGATCGATCTGATTCCGTTTCCGCATGAGAATGAGATCGAAGTGCTCGATCTGGGCGCGGGCACCGGCATGCTCGCGGCGTTTATCGCGTACAGTTTTCCGAAGGCGCGCATCACGATGGTCGATATCTCGAACGAGATGCTCGAGCGGGCGCGCGAGCGCTTCGAGCTTGGCGGCGAGCGGTTTCAGTTCGAGGTGAGCGATTACGGCATCGCGCCGATCACCAGAAAATACGATGCGGTGGTGTCGGCGCTATCGATTCATCATCTGCCCGATGAGCAAAAGCGCTTGCTGTTCAAACGAATCCACGACGCGCTCAACGACGGCGGGGTATTCGTCAACGCGGAGCAATTCCGCGGCGCGACGCCGGAGCTCGAGCGGCTGAATCACGAACGATGGATCGCGCGGGCGCGCGACCTCGGCGTGGACGAGCAGGATCTGGCGGCGGCAATCGAGCGGATGAAGTTCGATCGGTCGGCGACGCTCGATGATCAGCTCGAATGGATGCGCGAGGCGGGGTTTCGCTCGATCGATTGCGCCTACAAGAATCTGATCTTCGCGGTGTACTCCGGCCGCAAGTAA